One segment of Pan paniscus chromosome 20, NHGRI_mPanPan1-v2.0_pri, whole genome shotgun sequence DNA contains the following:
- the MOB3A gene encoding MOB kinase activator 3A produces MSNPFLKQVFNKDKTFRPKRKFEPGTQRFELHKKAQASLNAGLDLRLAVQLPPGEDLNDWVAVHVVDFFNRVNLIYGTISDGCTEQSCPVMSGGPKYEYRWQDEHKFRKPTALSAPRYMDLLMDWIEAQINNEDLFPTNVGTPFPKNFLQTVRKILSRLFRVFVHVYIHHFDRIAQMGSEAHVNTCYKHFYYFVKEFGLIDTKELEPLKEMTARMCH; encoded by the exons ATGTCCAACCCCTTCCTGAAGCAAGTCTTCAACAAGGACAAGACATTCCGCCCCAAGCGCAAGTTTGAGCCGGGCACCCAGCGCTTCGAGCTGCACAAGAAGGCGCAGGCGTCGCTGAACGCCGGGCTGGACCTGCGGCTGGCCGTGCAGCTGCCCCCGGGCGAGGACCTGAACGACTGGGTGGCTGTTCACGTGGTGGACTTCTTCAACCGCGTCAACCTCATCTACGGCACCATCAGCGACGGCTGCACGGAGCAGTCCTGCCCCGTCATGTCGGGGGGCCCCAAGTACGAGTACCGCTGGCAGGATGAGCATAAGTTCCGGAAGCCCACGGCACTCTCCGCGCCCAGGTACATGGACCTGCTGATGGACTGGATCGAGGCGCAGATCAACAACGAGGACCTCTTCCCCACCAACGTTG GCACTCCGTTTCCCAAGAACTTCCTGCAGACGGTGCGGAAGATCCTGTCGCGGCTGTTCCGCGTGTTCGTGCACGTCTACATCCACCACTTTGACCGCATCGCGCAGATGGGCTCTGAGGCCCACGTGAACACCTGCTACAAGCACTTCTACTATTTCGTCAAGGAGTTCGGCCTCATCGACACCAAGGAGCTGGAGCCACTG AAAGAAATGACTGCCCGGATGTGCCACTGA